The window ATTTATCGCTTGCCATCGGTGTTTCTTTTCTGTGTTCCATACTGGAAGCGGTCTTGTTGTCTGTAAGCCGTTCTTATATAGCGATAATGGAGCGTAAAGGCGAAAGGAGCGGTAAGCTGTTACGCCGTTACAAGGAAGATATTGATCGACCGCTTTCGGCTATTCTAAGTCTCAATACGATTGCTCATACTGTAGGTGCGGCCGGTGTGGGTGCGCAGGCCCAAATTGTATTCGGTGATGCCTATGTTGCCATTACATCTGCAGTACTTACCTTTCTTATTTTGGTACTTTCCGAAATAATTCCCAAAACTATTGGTGCTACCTATTGGCGGGAGCTGGCACCTGTTGCGGCACGAACAATGCGTGCATTGATGTTCTTGCTGTATCCACTGGTTGTGATGTCACAGGCCATTACACGTTGGCTATCGAACGAAGATAATATCCCCAGCTTTAGCCGCGAAGAATTTAGTGCACTGGCTGATCTCGGGGTTGAGGAAGGGGTCTTTGAAGAGGAAGAATCGCGTATCTTTAAAAATCTAATTCGTTTTAACTCCTTGCGTGTCAAGGATATTATGACCCCCCGAACGGTGGTGGTAGGCTTTGATACAGGTTTGACAGTTGGAGAAGTAAGCGACAAAGTTGAGCAACTTCACTTTTCACGATTGCCTGTTTATGGGGAAGGCCGCGATGAGATTGCCGGTTATGTACTTAAGCATGATCTACTTTTGATGATGGCCCGCGGAGAGACCGACCGAAAGCTAAAGGAGCTTAAGCGTGATATTCTTATTGTTCCCGAAATTATGCCATTGCAGGATCTCTTTGAGCGATTGATGAGCAAGCAAGAGCATATTGCTATCGTGGTTGATGAGTATGGTGGATTTGCCGGCGTTGTGACCATGGAGGACTTGGTAGAGACGCTGCTGGGTATGGAAATTATTGACGAGGTGGATACTATCGAAGATATGCAGAAGATGGCTCGTAAAAAGTGGATGGAACGCGCAAAACGTTTGGGCATTGTCCCAGAAGACATGGAGGATGCTGAAGATGCTTCATCTATGGAATCCTCATCCTAGCTTAGTCAAAAAGT is drawn from Fodinibius salinus and contains these coding sequences:
- a CDS encoding hemolysin family protein, with the protein product MYLLIFYLSLAIGVSFLCSILEAVLLSVSRSYIAIMERKGERSGKLLRRYKEDIDRPLSAILSLNTIAHTVGAAGVGAQAQIVFGDAYVAITSAVLTFLILVLSEIIPKTIGATYWRELAPVAARTMRALMFLLYPLVVMSQAITRWLSNEDNIPSFSREEFSALADLGVEEGVFEEEESRIFKNLIRFNSLRVKDIMTPRTVVVGFDTGLTVGEVSDKVEQLHFSRLPVYGEGRDEIAGYVLKHDLLLMMARGETDRKLKELKRDILIVPEIMPLQDLFERLMSKQEHIAIVVDEYGGFAGVVTMEDLVETLLGMEIIDEVDTIEDMQKMARKKWMERAKRLGIVPEDMEDAEDASSMESSS